Genomic window (Zingiber officinale cultivar Zhangliang chromosome 2B, Zo_v1.1, whole genome shotgun sequence):
AATTTTGTGAACAAAGCAAAGCATGTGAACAAATATTGTATTTAACACATAacataccccatgtaaaccaaaattTGTCTGGCACCTATCTCTTTCATCTCCATAAAGCGTAAGATATATTCTCTTAGCAACCATACACTTTTAGGACGCCCAAACATAGCTTCATCAAATTCTATGTGTATGCTCTCATCTTTAGGCATCAATCTGATAACATATGAATAGATATACTTGCATGCCATCGGCAAAGTTTTTTCAATTTCCTTGTACTTGTCCTGATCACCATGAACATCCGAAGGAGCAAATGATTGATGTTGCACATTCTTCTACAATATGTTAAAATATTCATATGAGTATTCAAATGATTAAGGTTTTTTCAAATATCAACTTTTCAAGAAAATTGAAAGTACCTTCTTCGTTGGTAAAATTACCAACTCTTTAGGCCAAGCAACAATTGTTCCAACAGCATCATTGACGATTGTTGGTCCGGACCGAATTGGAATTGGAAGTTCTGCTTCTTCATCTAAGACAACATCAATAGATACCTTGAAATTCCCTTCTCCAAGTGGAACATGATGAATCAATATATTTGGGCCTCCTTCTGATAGTATTGTGCCATACGCCACCACATTTTCACGTTGTTTCACAGCCAAGTTACATTTTTTTCCCTATAAGAACAATAAGAAATTGTATATAAATATGTgaatttgaaaacaaaaattaatttgacATAAAATTGAGAAATATAGAACCTCCAAGTTTGAAGTGCCACATTCATAAACCTCCACATCATCTCTCCAATTTGGGTCGTTCATGTTTGAGGACTTATTCGATATCACAACCTCACAAGTTTGATTATTAATGACCTTAGCAAGTTGAGCCTTCAATCTCTCTACTTCAACCTTCAAGCTCTTATTCTCCTCCGATTGTTCTTTGAAGTTATCGATCGAATCCTTTGGGACTGATTCCCTATTCTTTCTTGCAGTTTTAAAGTAGAGTTGGGGTTTTACGCATCCTCCCACACCTCTAACTCGTCCATAGTGTTCCTGATTTCCTAATGCAGTGGTTAATACATCGTTCATCTCAGAAGGTTTGAACTCTCCTTTCACCTTCTTTTCCAATAAGTCATCCTACAATTAGGGATGTAACAAATTAATCCAAAAATTCTAATATTATTTAGCTAGACAATATGAAAATTAGATAAAAATAAACATTTACAATTTTTTCAGCAACTTCTGCTATCTCCGTATTTGTAATGTTGCCAGATTTGTCCTCACGAGCTTTACGCCATAGCAACGATCTATCAACTTCCTCATTTTCAGCAATTAATTTTTTCTCCCTCTACAATTCCAAAAATGATCAGTtacataatattaaatacttGCTTGAAAATACCAAGTATAATGCATGGTAGCTTACCAATTCAGCCTCTAAGCCAATGTAGCCTTTGCGAGACAATCTGTGATGATATTTATAATGCATCGTTCGTTCTTTTTGCTTTTCATGAATAACCTACATAGAAAATACATTCAACAATAGGCAGAAAATGAACAAATTGCAAATTCACGAATAACCTGCACATGAACAAAAAAACGAACAAAAAAAGGAACAGCAATTGAACAACCTGCAAATGAACAAAAAACATGCAAATGAATAACCTGCAAATGAACAAAAAACGACCAGCAATTGCAAATTCAAAAACACGTCCAGCACTTGCAAATTGGAAAAAACGACCAGCAATTGCAAATTCAAAAACACGTCCAGCACTTGCAAATTGGAAAAAACGAACAGCAATTGGAATGAACAAAAAATGAACATCAATTGCAAATGAACAAAAAACGAACAACAattgcaaattaaaaaaaaacgtcCAGCACTTGAATGAAAATTGGAATGAACAAATTGGAAATGCTGGACGCACCATTACAAAAATTGCAAATTGGAGCTGAAGCAAATTGGGACGAGTTAGAGCTGAAGCAAATTGGGACAAATTGGAAATGCTGGACGCACCATTACGTGTAAGCATGAAGCATGAAGCATTTGAATATGAAGCAAATTGGAATAAACAAATTGGAAATTGGA
Coding sequences:
- the LOC122047356 gene encoding uncharacterized protein LOC122047356: MGRKKQGVAVEEIHGIVDAELHGVADAELHEVTDREERSVDMQKNKRGPTSMCKLTAAARWGKKAKIDYDDMGRPLYNTNGKALQSYIGSVARTMVPINIKSWPSVPENIKQKLWEEISNVFELAPQSESAVMNSASQKWRDFKNKLTNRFVWPNKGNPEKLSSPPSQYQIPKAVWKAFVDERLHPSWEVIHEKQKERTMHYKYHHRLSRKGYIGLEAELREKKLIAENEEVDRSLLWRKAREDKSGNITNTEIAEVAEKIDDLLEKKVKGEFKPSEMNDVLTTALGNQEHYGRVRGVGGCVKPQLYFKTARKNRESVPKDSIDNFKEQSEENKSLKVEVERLKAQLAKVINNQTCEVVISNKSSNMNDPNWRDDVEVYECGTSNLEGKKCNLAVKQRENVVAYGTILSEGGPNILIHHVPLGEGNFKVSIDVVLDEEAELPIPIRSGPTIVNDAVGTIVAWPKELVILPTKKKNVQHQSFAPSDVHGDQDKYKEIEKTLPMACKYIYSYVIRLMPKDESIHIEFDEAMFGRPKSVWLLREYILRFMEMKEIGARQILVYMGYLYKYLKKENRAQYVSFVDPGHIPTCGVGEEGSKLSQHIAAQLGASNRDSICFIPYNTGYHWILTIINEDKNMIYLLDSLSNRNRDHAWQTIVTKVILNKLVALNVDIV